The Methanobacterium alcaliphilum genomic interval CAAAAGATAGTTAAAAAACAGGGTTTTAAACCTCTCTAATCAATTATTCTTTTTATACTTCCATACAATTAATCCAATTATTACTAAAATTATAATTAAGACTATCAAAAGAACTAACATACCAAAAATCAGTTGCTCCGTTGTTATGGTGGTTGTTGTTGTGGTTACAGTGCTAATCATAGTTTCACAGCCTATTCAATGGAAAATTTAAAATTTTAGATATTTAAATTTTCCTATGAATTGTATCCATTAAAATTATTAATTTTAAAACTGCTTGAAAAAATTTTAAGTACTGCAAAAACCAACATAAACGAGGTGATTTATTGATTGAAAACAGGGATTTACTAGCTATTGGTCACACAGCTTTTGATTACATAATTCAGGTCGAGGATTTTCCATCACCTAATTCATCCGCTGCCATTGATCGGATGAAAAATCTCAATGGCGGGGCCGCTGCCAATGTATCTATTGTAGGTGCGAAGTTAGGACTTAATACAGCCCTTGTATCTGCGGTAGGTGGAGATTACATTAATTCGGAATATCAAAAAATGGTAATTAATATGGGAATCGACACCAGCAATATGATAATTGCAGAAGACAATAACACACCAACAGCATTTGTATTAACCAATTCCAATAATGACCAGATTAGTTATTTTTATTGGGGTGCTGCTCGAAACTTTAAAAATGCGGATGTTCCACTAAATGCTATAAAAAATGTTAAGGCTGTGCATTTAGCCACTGGGGATCCCAGTTTTAACCATAGGTGCGGGGAAGTTGCAAGAGAAGAAGGAAAATTAATTTCATTTGATCCCGGCCAGGACTTGCACATGTATTCTCCTGAAGAATTAAAACATGTAGTAGAGTTATGTGATATTTTATTTGGTAATCATTTTGAAATAGACCGCATAAAGGAAACCTTAGGGATGAGTATGCAGGACCTAAAGCAATCAGGGCCAGATATAGTGGTTAAGACCTATGGAAAAGAAGGGAGCACTATTTACGGTGATGAAAAAATCAAAGTGGATGCCTTGGTTCGAGAAGCTGTAGATCCTACAGGAGCCGGAGATTCGTATAGAGCCGGTTTTTTAACTGCATATCTTAATGATAAACCATTAGAATACTGTGGAAAATTTGCATCATCTGTTTCATCATTTATTGTGGAAGCAGAAGGTTGTCAGACCAATATTCCTAGTTATGAAATGGTTATAGATCGAATGAATGACTAATCCATATCATTTAAAGATATGGTTGAATCCTCTTTTTTAATGTACTTCAATTATTACCGCAGAAAAAAATATTTATAGTATTATTATAACTATTGTTAATATATATTTATGATTACTCTGGAATCATGTTATTTATATATTAGAGAATCTCAAAAGAGTATATCTTTTAAAGATGAATACCGATATGGTAAATACAACTTGATAGTATTCATTTTCATTGATAACTATCATAACAACCATAATATTATTGATAAATCTTGATTCCAATTGTCTCAAAGTTTAGAGAATAAATTATTTTAATCATTAAACTATGAGCCAAATAACAAAACATGGTGATTCTATGACACAAATGGATGACGCGAAAAAAGGCATAATAACAGAGGAAATGAAAGCGGTGGCTCAAGCCGAAAACGTTTCTGAAGAATTCATCAGAAAATCTGTAGCTCAGGGAACCATAGCTATACCCAGCAATTTAAATCGGGAAGGGGTTAAAGCTGTAGGTATAGGGGCAGGATTAAGGACTAAAGTAAATGCAACCATCGGAACCTCTACAGACATATGTGACTTTGATTTAGAAGAAGAAAAAGCCAGAGTAGCCATGGCACATCACGCAGATACATTAATGGAGCTATCTGTAGGCGGGGACCTTAATGAAATTAGGCAAAGGATTCTAAAAATCTCTGATCTTCCAATGGGAAGTGTTCCTATTTATCAAGCCGCAGTAGAAACCATTAGAGAAAAAGGTTCTGCAATTTACATGGAAGAAGAGTCCATGTTTAAAGCCATAGAAAAACAAGCCAAAGATGGTGTAGACTTTATGGCCATTCATTGTAGTGTGAACAGAGAAACACTCAAAAGATTAAAAAGACAGGGCCGTGAAGGTGGACTCGTCAGCCGAGGAGGAGCTTTTGTATCTGCATGGATGGTGGAAAATGAAATAGAAAATCCACTATACAAAAATTACGAATACATTTTAGAAATAGCCAAAGAACACGATTTTGTGATGTCCATGGCAAATGCCATGAGAGCCGGCGCAATTGCTGATTCAACTGACCGGGCTGGTGTTCAAGAACTAATTATTCTAGGGGAATTAGTAGATAAAGCTCGAGAAGCCGGTGTGCAAACTATTGTAGAAGGTCCAGGGCACATTCCATTAAACGAAATTTCTGCTAACGTTACTCTTCAGAAAAAATTATGTAGAGGAGCTCCGTTCTACATGTTAGGACCTATTGTAACTGACATTGGTGCCGGATACGACCACATTGTATCATCCATAGGTGCCGCTGCATCTGCAGGAGCTGGAGCAGATTTCATCTGTTACGTAACCCCTGCTGAGCACTTAGCTCTACCATATCCGAATGATGTAAAAGAAGGAGTTATTGCAACCAGAATCGGT includes:
- a CDS encoding carbohydrate kinase family protein; the encoded protein is MIENRDLLAIGHTAFDYIIQVEDFPSPNSSAAIDRMKNLNGGAAANVSIVGAKLGLNTALVSAVGGDYINSEYQKMVINMGIDTSNMIIAEDNNTPTAFVLTNSNNDQISYFYWGAARNFKNADVPLNAIKNVKAVHLATGDPSFNHRCGEVAREEGKLISFDPGQDLHMYSPEELKHVVELCDILFGNHFEIDRIKETLGMSMQDLKQSGPDIVVKTYGKEGSTIYGDEKIKVDALVREAVDPTGAGDSYRAGFLTAYLNDKPLEYCGKFASSVSSFIVEAEGCQTNIPSYEMVIDRMND
- the thiC gene encoding phosphomethylpyrimidine synthase; this translates as MTQMDDAKKGIITEEMKAVAQAENVSEEFIRKSVAQGTIAIPSNLNREGVKAVGIGAGLRTKVNATIGTSTDICDFDLEEEKARVAMAHHADTLMELSVGGDLNEIRQRILKISDLPMGSVPIYQAAVETIREKGSAIYMEEESMFKAIEKQAKDGVDFMAIHCSVNRETLKRLKRQGREGGLVSRGGAFVSAWMVENEIENPLYKNYEYILEIAKEHDFVMSMANAMRAGAIADSTDRAGVQELIILGELVDKAREAGVQTIVEGPGHIPLNEISANVTLQKKLCRGAPFYMLGPIVTDIGAGYDHIVSSIGAAASAGAGADFICYVTPAEHLALPYPNDVKEGVIATRIGAYVGDMAKGIHNGEKDLVMANARKKLNWEAQYDASLCPAEARKKRDERPPEDPDTCTMCGDYCAVKIVNEWLDNAEVDVFD